The following coding sequences are from one Planctomycetaceae bacterium window:
- a CDS encoding LysR family transcriptional regulator, producing the protein MDIAALKVFCDLVETGSFTRSAEAGGISQSAVSQRLARLEAALGTQLLSRSGAVIAPTEAGQSLYRGAKDIVRRYEQMLGEITTVRDSAVGVLRVGTIYSVGFYLLDGYIRRFLTERPGVKLQVEYTDATRITESLLNAQMDLGVVAEPARHRSLEAVPLMSEPLVMVCSPDHRLALRRSIVPAELGGERFVAFAEGLPTRRLIDRILGRYQVKVNVVLEFDNIDTLKRAVEVNAGLSILPEASVQRERTDGHLCTVPVKAATQWVRRIDIVRRRGKAPSRAEQDFMTMLRSPQLP; encoded by the coding sequence ATGGACATCGCCGCATTGAAAGTGTTCTGCGACCTGGTCGAGACCGGCAGCTTCACACGCTCTGCCGAGGCCGGGGGCATTTCGCAGTCGGCGGTATCGCAGCGTTTGGCGCGGCTCGAGGCGGCGCTGGGGACGCAACTGCTCTCGCGCAGCGGGGCGGTGATCGCCCCGACGGAGGCTGGGCAGTCGCTCTATCGCGGGGCCAAGGACATCGTCCGCCGCTACGAGCAGATGCTCGGCGAGATCACCACCGTCCGCGACAGCGCTGTGGGCGTCCTGCGCGTGGGCACCATCTACTCGGTGGGCTTCTACCTGCTCGACGGTTACATCCGGCGCTTCCTCACCGAGCGCCCCGGCGTCAAGCTGCAGGTCGAGTACACCGACGCCACGCGCATCACCGAATCGCTGCTCAACGCGCAGATGGACCTGGGCGTCGTCGCCGAACCGGCCCGCCACCGCTCCCTCGAAGCCGTGCCGCTGATGTCCGAGCCGCTGGTGATGGTCTGTTCGCCCGACCACCGCCTGGCCCTGCGCCGAAGCATCGTGCCCGCCGAACTGGGCGGCGAGCGGTTCGTGGCGTTCGCCGAAGGGCTGCCCACGCGGCGGTTGATCGACCGGATCCTCGGGCGCTACCAGGTCAAGGTCAACGTCGTGCTGGAGTTCGACAACATCGACACGCTCAAGCGGGCCGTCGAGGTCAACGCCGGGCTGAGCATCCTGCCCGAAGCCTCCGTCCAGCGAGAACGCACCGACGGGCACTTGTGCACCGTGCCCGTCAAGGCCGCCACTCAGTGGGTTCGCCGAATCGACATTGTCCGCCGCCGCGGTAAGGCCCCCAGCCGCGCCGAACAGGACTTCATGACCATGCTTCGTTCGCCCCAACTACCTTGA
- a CDS encoding PQQ-binding-like beta-propeller repeat protein, whose amino-acid sequence MLSSLRLPVYLVMLVLAFATAAQAADWPTFRRDAARSGVTDEDFAAAPTVSMWEYRAPFAPQPAFGPGLTYGTNGFGGRIERRRIDFDRCDSAVAAGGRVFFGSVGDGVVRCLDAASGKTLWTFPTGGPVRLAPGVADGKVYFGGDDGWVHCLNAADGSKVWSLRAAPSDLRIPGDGNLISLWPVRTGVLVQDGVAYFAAGIFPNSGIFLYAVDAKSGRVIWKNDREGEKPMAQIVPLGYLLADARLLVMPRGRLAPALFDRRSGDLLCRTHIHAGGGSFNTLFGGLLYAGWESTNTFAIDGALPEAISSWSNPKVKGLPTGGQIVVREGIIYSCGVSVKQGQELMDKVQAWRVPAPRGQDEAAARRGGAAPSEPTVAWEYAINGPQSVILAGKTLIVGALNAVVGLNAADGKELWKVAVEGSALSLAVADGKLLVSTDSGRIYCFGSPPSKNAGFVPVPLFTPPVSPAIKSAADRVLQLAPEATKGYAVIYGVETGELALELARRTQLKIYGVSPDAAKVAAARKMLETAGLWGGRVVVEQWPLERLPYTKYFANLVVSETAVLSGKLPGSAEEMHRIVAPIRGWVVLPQGEGFTAWAGQTPLASAKADGKWAVFNRPALEGAGAWTHAHGSAGATNCSQDQQVRGPLRLQWFGLPGPTDGPNRHMGASPPLAYQGRMFHCSERGVSAYDSFNGSKLWEVPLQAAWRCDADSLGGNAAVGPQGYFVVVHDTCIRLDAATGRKLGEYKVPAAPDGKRRMWGPLMLVEGVLVGSRTVGFAALENNKWTHMTVENYNDARVSDLLFGIDAATGKLLWTYEPGLFLHWNVVAGGGLVFIGHDGATAEQHEQAIEEMNPFIARLPESAKAALSKDPEDRLVCMLAALEVRSGKVRWKRAVDWTACGGVSARRSKSWAQGLLMVHNGILVQAPVSGHKGGAAPVGKYPNHGAAGRDAATGDLKWLSSISNAHRPMIIGDGLYGEPWAFDLKTGKQKMVPHPTTGHAVPLEIQRPYKHCGISSASGCIIVGRSEGMGYIDLLRDQGTEHLSAKRANCWVTSISADGVALWPIGGAGCQCALPIQCSVAMVHDDAPNNFALYVRGGGITPVRNLAVNLGAMGDLRDDKSLLWLAYPRPVEENFREGGIALPLEAEFYEGGAWQRRNAFHNPVAATDQPWIYNSRGHGLRKLTIPARAAGDGPAVYKIALHFAAPAADKAGSRLFDVKIQGKTVRAALDIVKEAGAPAKALVLEFPAVSVADKLTVELVSPHEKPSQAQMPILCGITMTAN is encoded by the coding sequence ATGCTGAGTTCTTTGCGTCTGCCGGTGTATCTGGTCATGTTGGTGCTCGCTTTCGCCACTGCCGCACAGGCGGCCGACTGGCCGACCTTCCGCCGCGACGCAGCGCGAAGCGGCGTCACCGATGAAGACTTCGCCGCCGCGCCGACGGTGAGCATGTGGGAGTACCGAGCGCCCTTCGCGCCCCAGCCGGCTTTCGGGCCTGGGCTCACCTACGGCACCAACGGATTCGGCGGGCGCATCGAGCGCCGCCGGATCGACTTCGACCGCTGCGACAGCGCGGTCGCTGCCGGCGGGCGCGTGTTCTTCGGTTCCGTCGGCGACGGCGTGGTCCGCTGCCTCGACGCCGCCAGCGGAAAAACGCTCTGGACATTCCCCACCGGTGGACCGGTGCGCCTAGCGCCGGGCGTGGCCGACGGCAAAGTCTACTTCGGCGGCGACGACGGCTGGGTGCACTGCCTCAATGCGGCCGATGGATCCAAGGTCTGGTCGCTGCGAGCGGCGCCGTCGGACTTGCGGATCCCCGGCGACGGCAACCTCATCTCCCTCTGGCCGGTGCGCACGGGCGTGCTGGTGCAGGACGGCGTGGCGTACTTCGCGGCCGGCATCTTTCCCAACAGCGGCATCTTCCTCTACGCCGTCGACGCCAAGAGCGGTCGCGTGATCTGGAAGAACGACCGCGAGGGCGAAAAGCCGATGGCCCAGATCGTGCCGCTGGGCTACCTGCTGGCCGATGCGCGCCTGCTGGTCATGCCTCGCGGCCGCCTGGCGCCGGCGCTGTTCGACCGCCGCAGCGGCGATCTGCTCTGCCGCACGCATATCCATGCCGGCGGCGGGTCGTTCAACACGCTCTTTGGCGGGCTGTTGTACGCCGGGTGGGAGAGCACCAACACCTTCGCCATCGATGGCGCCCTGCCCGAGGCGATCAGCTCCTGGAGCAACCCCAAGGTCAAAGGGTTGCCCACCGGCGGGCAGATCGTCGTGCGCGAGGGCATCATCTATAGCTGCGGCGTCAGCGTCAAACAGGGGCAGGAGCTGATGGACAAGGTGCAGGCCTGGCGCGTGCCCGCGCCGCGCGGGCAGGATGAAGCCGCCGCCCGCCGCGGCGGCGCCGCGCCTTCCGAGCCCACCGTGGCCTGGGAATACGCCATCAACGGGCCTCAGAGCGTGATCCTCGCCGGCAAGACGCTCATCGTCGGCGCGCTCAACGCCGTCGTCGGCCTCAATGCCGCCGATGGCAAAGAGCTCTGGAAGGTCGCGGTGGAAGGCTCGGCCCTGAGCCTGGCCGTTGCCGACGGCAAGCTGCTTGTCTCGACCGACAGCGGCCGCATCTATTGCTTTGGCTCGCCGCCGAGCAAAAACGCCGGCTTCGTCCCCGTCCCACTATTCACCCCGCCGGTCTCTCCGGCGATCAAGTCCGCCGCCGATCGCGTCCTCCAGTTGGCCCCCGAGGCGACCAAGGGCTACGCTGTGATCTACGGCGTCGAGACGGGCGAACTGGCGCTGGAGTTGGCGCGACGGACGCAACTGAAGATCTACGGCGTCTCACCCGACGCAGCCAAAGTGGCGGCCGCACGAAAGATGCTAGAGACTGCAGGCCTCTGGGGAGGTCGCGTCGTGGTAGAGCAATGGCCGCTGGAGCGTCTGCCGTACACAAAGTACTTCGCCAACCTCGTGGTGTCTGAAACCGCCGTGTTGAGCGGAAAGTTGCCCGGCAGCGCCGAAGAAATGCACCGCATCGTCGCGCCGATTCGCGGCTGGGTGGTGCTGCCCCAGGGCGAAGGCTTCACGGCATGGGCGGGCCAGACGCCGCTGGCGTCAGCCAAGGCCGACGGCAAATGGGCGGTCTTCAACCGCCCCGCCCTTGAAGGCGCCGGGGCATGGACGCACGCCCACGGCAGCGCGGGGGCAACCAACTGCAGCCAGGACCAGCAGGTTCGCGGGCCGCTGCGCCTGCAGTGGTTCGGCCTGCCCGGGCCGACCGACGGCCCCAACCGCCACATGGGCGCCTCGCCGCCGCTGGCCTACCAGGGGCGGATGTTCCACTGCTCCGAGCGAGGCGTGTCGGCGTATGACTCCTTCAACGGCAGCAAGCTGTGGGAGGTTCCGCTGCAGGCCGCCTGGCGTTGCGACGCCGACAGCCTCGGCGGCAACGCAGCGGTCGGCCCGCAGGGATACTTCGTTGTCGTTCACGACACATGCATTCGCCTCGACGCCGCCACCGGCCGCAAGCTGGGCGAATATAAAGTCCCAGCCGCCCCCGACGGCAAGCGCCGCATGTGGGGCCCGCTGATGCTCGTCGAGGGCGTGCTGGTGGGGTCGCGCACGGTCGGCTTTGCCGCCCTGGAGAACAACAAGTGGACGCACATGACCGTCGAGAATTACAACGACGCCCGCGTCAGCGACCTGCTCTTCGGCATCGACGCCGCCACCGGCAAGCTGCTCTGGACCTACGAGCCCGGGCTGTTCCTGCACTGGAACGTCGTCGCCGGCGGTGGGCTGGTTTTCATCGGCCACGACGGGGCAACGGCCGAGCAGCACGAGCAGGCCATCGAGGAGATGAACCCGTTCATCGCACGTCTGCCGGAGTCGGCCAAGGCCGCTCTGTCCAAGGACCCGGAAGACCGGCTGGTCTGCATGCTGGCCGCGCTGGAGGTGCGCAGCGGCAAAGTGCGGTGGAAGCGGGCGGTGGACTGGACCGCCTGCGGCGGCGTCAGCGCCCGGCGATCCAAATCTTGGGCGCAAGGCCTGCTGATGGTTCACAATGGCATCCTGGTGCAGGCGCCGGTCTCGGGTCACAAAGGCGGCGCAGCGCCGGTGGGCAAGTATCCCAATCACGGCGCTGCCGGGCGCGACGCGGCCACCGGCGACCTGAAGTGGCTCTCGTCGATCAGCAACGCCCACCGCCCGATGATCATCGGCGACGGGCTCTACGGCGAACCGTGGGCGTTCGATCTCAAGACCGGTAAGCAGAAGATGGTGCCCCATCCCACCACAGGCCACGCGGTGCCTTTGGAGATCCAACGCCCGTACAAGCACTGCGGCATCTCCAGCGCGTCGGGATGCATCATCGTCGGGCGGTCGGAGGGCATGGGCTACATCGACCTGCTGCGCGACCAGGGAACGGAGCACCTTTCCGCCAAGCGCGCCAACTGCTGGGTGACGTCGATCTCGGCGGACGGCGTTGCCCTGTGGCCCATCGGCGGGGCCGGCTGCCAGTGTGCCCTGCCGATCCAGTGCAGCGTGGCGATGGTGCATGATGACGCCCCCAACAACTTCGCTCTGTACGTGCGCGGCGGGGGCATCACGCCGGTGCGGAACCTGGCGGTGAACCTCGGCGCGATGGGCGACCTGCGCGATGACAAGTCGCTGCTGTGGCTGGCGTATCCGCGCCCCGTCGAGGAGAACTTCCGCGAGGGCGGCATCGCCCTGCCGCTCGAGGCCGAGTTCTACGAAGGCGGCGCCTGGCAGCGGCGCAACGCGTTTCATAATCCCGTCGCCGCGACGGATCAGCCCTGGATCTACAACTCCCGCGGCCATGGGCTCAGGAAGTTGACGATCCCCGCCCGTGCGGCAGGCGACGGACCGGCCGTATATAAGATAGCCCTGCATTTTGCCGCCCCGGCGGCAGACAAGGCCGGTTCGCGCCTCTTCGACGTGAAGATCCAGGGCAAGACGGTCCGAGCGGCGCTGGACATCGTAAAAGAAGCGGGCGCCCCCGCAAAAGCGCTGGTCCTGGAGTTCCCCGCTGTCAGCGTGGCCGACAAGCTGACAGTGGAGCTGGTAAGTCCGCATGAAAAGCCTTCCCAGGCGCAAATGCCGATCCTTTGCGGGATCACCATGACCGCTAATTAG
- the gdhA gene encoding NADP-specific glutamate dehydrogenase, with protein sequence MSAFVDNIMGLVTSRNPDEPEFHQAVREVAESVEVVVAKRPELAKMKIMERLVEPERQVMFRVPWVDDKGNIQINRGFRVQFSSAIGPYKGGLRFHPSVYLGIIKFLGFEQIFKNALTTTPIGGGKGGSDFDPKGKSDNEVMAFCQSFMSELFRHIGPDCDVPAGDIGVGGREVGYMFGQYKKLTNSFTGVLTGKGIGWGGSLVRTEATGYGLVYLVSRMLQDRKTDWKGKKVTISGSGNVAIYAAQKVQQLGATVVAMSDSNGYIVDEGGIKLATVQRIKEVERGRIKDYTAEHKTAQYTNSWTGIWTVPCDIALPSATQNEIDADAAKALVKNKCIAVGEGANMPSTPEAVEIFQKSGVSFAPAKAANAGGVATSALEMSQNSMRLNWPFDEVDNRLKQIMNAVYDQCIQAAEAYGKKGDLVAGANIAGFVKVANAMMAQGVV encoded by the coding sequence GTGTCTGCATTCGTCGACAATATCATGGGTCTGGTCACCTCGCGCAACCCGGACGAGCCGGAGTTTCATCAGGCGGTTCGGGAAGTGGCCGAGTCGGTCGAAGTCGTCGTCGCCAAGCGCCCCGAGCTGGCCAAGATGAAGATCATGGAGCGACTCGTCGAGCCCGAGCGCCAGGTCATGTTCCGCGTGCCCTGGGTCGACGACAAGGGCAACATCCAGATCAACCGCGGTTTCCGCGTGCAGTTCAGCAGCGCCATCGGCCCATACAAGGGCGGCCTGCGGTTCCATCCCTCGGTGTACCTGGGCATCATCAAGTTCCTGGGTTTCGAGCAGATCTTCAAGAACGCCCTGACCACCACCCCCATCGGCGGCGGCAAGGGCGGCAGCGACTTCGACCCCAAGGGCAAGAGCGACAATGAAGTCATGGCCTTCTGCCAGAGCTTCATGAGCGAACTCTTCCGCCACATCGGACCCGACTGCGACGTCCCCGCCGGCGACATCGGCGTCGGCGGCCGCGAGGTCGGATACATGTTCGGCCAGTACAAGAAGCTCACCAACAGCTTCACCGGCGTGCTGACGGGCAAGGGCATCGGCTGGGGCGGCTCGCTGGTGCGGACCGAAGCGACGGGTTACGGCCTGGTGTACCTGGTCAGCCGCATGCTGCAGGACCGCAAGACCGACTGGAAGGGCAAGAAGGTCACGATTTCCGGTAGCGGCAACGTGGCGATCTACGCCGCCCAGAAGGTTCAGCAACTCGGCGCCACCGTCGTGGCGATGAGCGACAGCAACGGCTACATCGTCGACGAGGGCGGGATCAAGCTGGCCACCGTTCAGCGGATCAAGGAAGTCGAGCGCGGGCGCATCAAAGACTACACCGCCGAGCACAAGACCGCCCAGTACACCAATAGCTGGACGGGCATCTGGACCGTGCCCTGCGACATCGCCCTGCCCTCGGCCACCCAGAACGAGATCGACGCCGACGCCGCCAAGGCGCTGGTCAAGAACAAGTGCATCGCCGTCGGCGAAGGCGCCAACATGCCCTCGACGCCCGAAGCCGTCGAGATCTTCCAGAAGTCCGGCGTGTCGTTCGCCCCGGCCAAGGCCGCCAATGCCGGCGGCGTGGCCACCAGCGCCCTGGAAATGTCGCAGAACTCGATGCGCCTGAACTGGCCATTCGATGAAGTCGACAACCGCCTCAAGCAGATCATGAACGCCGTGTACGATCAGTGCATACAGGCCGCCGAGGCCTACGGCAAGAAGGGCGACCTCGTCGCCGGCGCCAACATCGCCGGGTTCGTCAAAGTCGCCAACGCCATGATGGCCCAGGGCGTCGTCTAA